One genomic region from Candidatus Bathyarchaeia archaeon encodes:
- a CDS encoding CehA/McbA family metallohydrolase: MKAKIDLHVHTCYSYDGLIKPKELPVYAKRAGLDGIAITDHDRVDGALKLAKTVADLLIIPGIEVSSLEGHLIGLNIQETVPKNLTAEETVERIHSLGGLAIACHPKALFKSSLGWKANWIDAVEVVNASAFPFKRSTRQALEIAKNLGVPHVGGSDAHYAPEIGSAYTLVDAELDCEEVVKAISKGLCEPFGKAIPLGTRLKRELLALKTKYFRNSGSCSNNEGFC, encoded by the coding sequence CTGAAAGCCAAGATAGATCTTCACGTCCACACATGCTACTCCTATGACGGGCTAATAAAACCGAAAGAGCTCCCCGTCTACGCTAAGAGGGCTGGGCTGGATGGAATAGCCATAACCGACCACGACAGAGTAGACGGAGCGCTAAAACTGGCAAAAACTGTGGCAGACTTGCTAATTATACCAGGCATAGAGGTTTCAAGCCTAGAAGGCCACTTAATTGGGCTGAACATCCAAGAGACCGTGCCAAAAAACCTAACAGCAGAAGAAACCGTTGAAAGAATTCACAGCCTCGGCGGATTAGCCATAGCATGCCACCCGAAAGCCCTTTTCAAATCGAGTCTTGGATGGAAAGCGAACTGGATCGACGCCGTGGAAGTTGTGAATGCTTCAGCTTTCCCCTTCAAACGTTCCACGAGGCAAGCGTTGGAAATAGCTAAAAACCTTGGAGTACCACATGTTGGTGGCAGCGACGCCCACTATGCTCCAGAAATAGGTTCAGCATACACGCTAGTGGACGCTGAGCTCGACTGTGAAGAAGTCGTTAAAGCCATAAGCAAAGGATTATGCGAACCTTTCGGCAAAGCCATACCACTAGGGACAAGGCTTAAGAGGGAACTTTTAGCCTTAAAAACGAAATATTTTAGGAACAGCGGTTCATGTTCCAATAACGAGGGGTTCTGTTAA
- the metG gene encoding methionine--tRNA ligase encodes MSRESWRCVKLGKVLVTSAWPYINVTPHIGNLVGSVLSADVVARYYRLKGEDVVMVSGSDEHGTPIEVEAIRLGVQPKELTDKNHARVVELFKRWGISFDNYTRTESPVHKEFVQQHLMKIYRNGYIFTKETEMLYCEKCKRFLPDRFVEGKCPYCGHEPARGDQCDNCGRLLEPTTLIEPYCVICRGKPIIKTTKHWYFDLGRFSEKLAKYISENRQLPTNAKNFSLNLIREGLKPRAVTRDVGWGIPAPFPEAEGKTIYVWVEAVLGYVSATIEYFRNRGEPEGWKTYWFDKDAKTLYFIGKDNIPFHTIILPALLMASHENYNLPWNVSATEFLQFKGEKASKSLRIGIWIDEALELFPPDYWRYFLIATRPETKDSNFSWEIFAEKINADLNDTFGNFIHRTLSFINRQFNSQVPEPAKLDADDNKVLEALKEKVSEIAADFETCRLQSAANGVISISRLGNQYLNEKEPWNLIKTDRAKAATVIYVAAQLVKALAITSAPIIPFTADELWKTLNLPGSVHQQRWDEALKPLLAGHKIAEAKPLFRKIEADEKKLDEMLEKVRKAMAK; translated from the coding sequence ATAAGTAGGGAAAGTTGGAGGTGCGTAAAGCTCGGAAAGGTTTTGGTTACTTCGGCTTGGCCTTACATAAATGTGACGCCGCACATTGGCAACTTGGTGGGTTCAGTTCTTTCAGCGGATGTTGTAGCCCGCTATTATAGGCTTAAGGGCGAAGATGTTGTCATGGTAAGCGGTTCTGACGAGCATGGAACCCCAATTGAGGTTGAAGCCATAAGGCTCGGCGTTCAACCAAAAGAGTTAACGGATAAAAACCACGCGAGGGTTGTGGAGCTTTTCAAGAGGTGGGGGATATCCTTCGACAATTACACGCGAACCGAAAGCCCAGTGCACAAGGAGTTTGTCCAACAACATTTGATGAAGATTTACAGGAACGGCTACATATTCACCAAGGAGACTGAAATGCTCTACTGCGAGAAGTGCAAACGCTTTCTTCCAGACCGCTTTGTTGAAGGAAAATGCCCATACTGCGGACATGAACCAGCCCGAGGAGACCAGTGCGACAACTGTGGAAGACTTCTTGAGCCAACAACGCTTATAGAGCCGTACTGCGTAATCTGCAGGGGCAAGCCCATCATTAAAACCACAAAGCACTGGTATTTTGACCTTGGAAGGTTTTCGGAAAAACTAGCCAAATACATAAGCGAAAATAGGCAATTGCCAACAAACGCCAAAAACTTCAGCCTAAACCTAATAAGGGAAGGATTAAAGCCTAGAGCCGTTACAAGGGATGTAGGCTGGGGTATTCCAGCACCATTTCCAGAAGCCGAAGGAAAAACCATTTACGTTTGGGTTGAAGCCGTTTTAGGCTATGTTTCAGCAACAATAGAATATTTTAGAAACCGCGGAGAACCCGAAGGTTGGAAAACCTACTGGTTTGACAAAGACGCAAAAACCCTCTACTTTATTGGGAAGGACAATATTCCCTTTCACACAATAATTTTGCCAGCACTGCTAATGGCTTCCCATGAAAACTATAATTTGCCATGGAACGTTTCCGCCACAGAATTCCTTCAGTTCAAGGGTGAAAAAGCCTCAAAAAGCTTGAGGATAGGAATATGGATTGACGAAGCCCTAGAGCTTTTCCCACCGGATTATTGGCGTTACTTCCTAATAGCCACAAGACCAGAAACGAAAGATTCAAACTTCTCGTGGGAAATCTTCGCGGAAAAAATAAACGCGGATTTAAACGATACTTTTGGCAACTTCATTCACCGAACACTATCCTTCATAAACCGGCAGTTTAACAGCCAAGTTCCAGAACCCGCCAAGCTGGACGCAGACGACAACAAAGTTTTAGAAGCTTTGAAAGAGAAGGTTAGCGAAATTGCCGCTGATTTTGAGACTTGCCGGCTCCAGTCAGCCGCAAACGGTGTTATAAGCATAAGCCGCCTTGGAAACCAGTATTTGAACGAAAAGGAGCCGTGGAACCTAATTAAAACCGACAGAGCCAAGGCTGCAACCGTGATTTATGTGGCTGCCCAGCTGGTTAAGGCGTTGGCCATAACATCAGCCCCAATAATTCCTTTCACTGCGGACGAACTTTGGAAAACCCTAAACTTGCCAGGCAGCGTCCACCAGCAAAGGTGGGATGAAGCCCTAAAGCCTTTACTGGCTGGTCACAAAATAGCCGAGGCTAAGCCGCTCTTCCGCAAAATAGAGGCTGACGAGAAAAAGCTCGACGAAATGTTGGAGAAAGTTAGAAAGGCAATGGCGAAGTGA
- a CDS encoding tRNA (guanine(10)-N(2))-dimethyltransferase, protein MKRGKPKIDFPTEIVEEGEVKALVPKLSAFVEKPSEYAPSKAPVFYNPVMELNRDLAVVAVQAYQKMVNRELFICEPLAGCGIRGIRFAKEVKGVKKVVINDINEKAYQLAKYNIQMNKLEKHVVVKNEDANLLLARHGAPKKRFDVIDIDPFGSPVPFLDSAIRALRDGGLLALTATDMAPLCGVHPKACIRKYGGKPLRTEYCHEVAVRLLIGCLATTAAKHEMGIKVLFSHSTNHYIRVYAVLLHGAKNADKSLQNMGYILHCFNCLHRETSKNPFAEGFSLKCPECGSKMDYAGPLWLEKIADKNFCILMEETAEESKLKSRVWKILCLVDSECEAPITYYVLDKICDKLGLVVPSTNNVLKAMAERGFTFSRTHFNPKGIRSNMSIKELKELLSHIRCDKF, encoded by the coding sequence ATGAAAAGAGGAAAGCCGAAAATCGATTTTCCAACAGAAATTGTCGAGGAAGGCGAAGTCAAGGCGCTTGTGCCAAAGCTTTCAGCCTTTGTGGAAAAGCCAAGCGAGTATGCGCCTTCGAAGGCTCCAGTCTTCTACAACCCGGTCATGGAGTTAAACCGCGACCTTGCGGTTGTGGCAGTTCAAGCATATCAAAAAATGGTAAATAGGGAACTTTTCATCTGCGAGCCGCTAGCTGGCTGTGGCATTAGGGGCATAAGGTTCGCGAAGGAAGTGAAAGGTGTCAAAAAAGTCGTGATTAACGACATTAACGAGAAGGCTTACCAGCTTGCAAAATACAACATTCAAATGAACAAGTTGGAAAAGCATGTGGTTGTTAAAAACGAGGACGCCAACCTTTTGCTAGCCCGCCATGGCGCGCCGAAAAAACGCTTCGATGTCATAGACATAGACCCCTTCGGCTCCCCCGTGCCTTTCCTTGATTCTGCCATACGCGCCCTCAGAGACGGTGGTTTACTCGCTTTGACAGCCACTGACATGGCACCCTTATGCGGAGTACACCCAAAAGCTTGTATACGAAAGTATGGCGGTAAACCCCTCAGAACGGAGTACTGCCACGAAGTGGCTGTTAGGCTATTAATAGGCTGCTTGGCAACAACAGCCGCAAAACATGAGATGGGTATAAAAGTGCTCTTCAGCCACAGCACAAACCATTACATACGCGTTTATGCAGTTCTGCTGCACGGCGCAAAAAATGCAGACAAAAGCCTCCAAAACATGGGATACATCCTCCACTGTTTCAACTGCCTCCACAGAGAAACCTCAAAAAACCCTTTCGCTGAAGGCTTCAGCCTAAAATGTCCAGAATGCGGCTCAAAAATGGATTATGCTGGGCCGCTATGGCTTGAAAAAATTGCAGACAAAAATTTCTGCATCTTGATGGAAGAGACTGCTGAAGAATCCAAATTGAAAAGTAGAGTTTGGAAAATTTTATGCCTAGTGGATAGCGAATGCGAAGCCCCAATTACATATTACGTTTTGGACAAGATTTGCGATAAACTTGGTTTAGTAGTCCCGTCGACTAACAATGTTCTTAAGGCGATGGCGGAAAGAGGTTTTACTTTTTCAAGGACGCATTTTAACCCCAAAGGGATAAGGAGTAACATGTCAATAAAAGAGTTAAAAGAACTGCTGTCACATATTAGATGTGACAAATTTTAA
- a CDS encoding MarC family protein, giving the protein MSDGKEHEGIVSSFERQLSEWVARKHSRVFRTALLLAIILLVFLTSIRFTVGGLKEWTQIDPAAILNITIQLFTIMNPISTIPTFLLYTGKLKREERLKITSTTTMIVIVLLLTFTLFGPLILNALNVSVTNFRFGGGILLLILAIDMLGGMSRSKAIDIKQVAVVPLATPLLVGPGTMTTLIVLSSTYPIINVLVGGLIAAVGVYFTLRFSPILVSAVGNNGVQAASRIMAVVLAAIASQMIHSALVEWGIAKI; this is encoded by the coding sequence ATGAGCGACGGGAAAGAGCATGAGGGCATAGTTTCATCCTTTGAGAGGCAGCTCAGCGAGTGGGTAGCCCGAAAACACAGCAGAGTTTTTAGGACAGCCTTACTATTAGCCATAATCCTGCTTGTTTTTCTAACATCCATCAGATTCACTGTTGGCGGATTAAAAGAATGGACCCAAATAGACCCGGCGGCAATCCTTAATATAACCATTCAGCTTTTCACAATAATGAATCCTATTAGCACTATACCAACATTTCTCTTATACACAGGCAAACTTAAACGTGAAGAAAGGCTGAAAATAACAAGCACAACAACAATGATAGTTATTGTTCTCCTTTTGACCTTCACCCTCTTCGGACCACTAATTTTAAATGCCTTAAACGTTTCAGTCACAAACTTCAGGTTCGGCGGCGGCATCCTGCTCCTCATATTAGCTATAGACATGCTTGGCGGAATGTCTAGGTCAAAGGCGATAGACATAAAACAGGTGGCAGTTGTGCCATTAGCAACGCCTTTACTGGTTGGACCTGGAACAATGACAACGCTTATTGTTTTGTCAAGCACTTATCCCATAATAAACGTTTTAGTTGGTGGTTTGATTGCCGCTGTAGGCGTTTATTTTACCCTTCGCTTTTCGCCAATCCTCGTTTCAGCTGTTGGCAACAACGGTGTTCAAGCTGCAAGCCGAATAATGGCTGTTGTGCTGGCGGCAATAGCCTCACAGATGATACATTCAGCCCTGGTGGAATGGGGCATAGCAAAAATATGA
- a CDS encoding M55 family metallopeptidase, with amino-acid sequence MKAFISVDLEGMPYIVTPSHLGLKGTLYEEARKIATKVTLIVADELHKNGFEEIVVADSHGPMVNLHVEDLPEYMEIVRGFPRPLSMVAGIERCEAAVFLGYHAKFGTAKSSFDHTYSGGSIRKVEVNGVEVSEFLLNAYVAGELLVPVIMVAGEAQLIRDDVRKFAPWIEAVILKDSLSRVSAKSPSMAKIEKELREAAKRAASNFKPGASGKLLTAKKPVNMRITFLVSHFADVAELLPTAKRVDGLTIEYTAQSMVEAYKTFELLTLAASGMSAILTQLS; translated from the coding sequence TTGAAGGCGTTTATTTCAGTAGACTTGGAGGGCATGCCCTACATCGTCACGCCAAGCCACCTAGGCTTGAAGGGAACACTTTACGAGGAGGCTAGGAAAATCGCCACAAAAGTTACGCTTATAGTCGCCGATGAACTGCACAAAAACGGCTTTGAAGAAATTGTTGTCGCGGATAGTCACGGTCCAATGGTTAACCTCCACGTGGAAGACTTGCCAGAATACATGGAAATTGTTAGGGGTTTCCCCCGCCCACTAAGCATGGTTGCCGGCATTGAAAGATGTGAAGCCGCTGTCTTTCTAGGATACCATGCCAAGTTTGGAACGGCGAAATCTTCCTTCGACCACACGTACAGCGGCGGGAGCATACGGAAGGTTGAGGTTAACGGCGTCGAAGTAAGCGAGTTCCTTCTGAATGCCTATGTTGCCGGAGAACTACTTGTCCCAGTAATAATGGTTGCCGGCGAAGCCCAGCTTATAAGGGATGACGTTAGGAAGTTTGCTCCATGGATTGAAGCGGTCATCCTAAAAGACTCTTTGAGCAGAGTTTCAGCCAAAAGCCCAAGTATGGCAAAAATTGAAAAAGAGCTGAGGGAAGCCGCAAAAAGAGCAGCATCAAACTTTAAGCCCGGAGCCTCTGGCAAGCTGCTAACCGCCAAAAAACCAGTTAACATGCGAATAACCTTCCTTGTAAGCCACTTTGCAGACGTCGCTGAGCTCTTGCCAACCGCCAAAAGAGTTGACGGCTTAACAATAGAGTACACGGCGCAGAGCATGGTTGAGGCCTATAAAACCTTTGAACTGCTCACGCTTGCGGCAAGCGGAATGTCTGCAATCCTAACGCAGCTATCATAA
- a CDS encoding NTPase: protein MPKRVLLITGSPGIGKTTLLLKVVDALRARGYSVGGMVSREVRSCGTRVGFEILDLADNSRRGWLAHVNQKTGPQVGKYRVNLEDLDSVGVKAILRAIRECDVIVIDEIGPMELFSENFRQAVTKAFESGKLVIAVVHWKARDKLIDAAKTRKDAEIFNVTFGNRDELPKAVVQEAEEFLKALKR, encoded by the coding sequence TTGCCTAAACGGGTTCTACTGATAACAGGTAGTCCGGGCATAGGAAAGACAACACTTTTGCTCAAGGTTGTTGACGCTTTAAGGGCTAGGGGCTACAGCGTCGGCGGGATGGTGAGCCGCGAGGTCCGCTCATGTGGAACACGTGTTGGCTTTGAAATTCTAGACTTGGCTGACAACAGCAGGCGTGGATGGCTTGCCCACGTAAACCAAAAAACAGGTCCACAAGTGGGCAAATACCGAGTAAACTTGGAAGACTTGGACAGTGTGGGTGTTAAGGCAATTTTAAGGGCTATTAGGGAATGCGATGTCATAGTCATAGACGAAATAGGTCCCATGGAGCTTTTCTCAGAAAATTTTAGACAGGCAGTTACAAAGGCTTTTGAAAGCGGCAAACTTGTCATAGCTGTTGTCCACTGGAAAGCCCGCGACAAACTAATAGACGCCGCAAAGACTCGGAAAGACGCTGAAATATTCAATGTCACCTTTGGAAATAGAGATGAACTGCCTAAGGCAGTTGTACAGGAAGCCGAAGAATTCCTTAAAGCGCTGAAACGCTAA
- the rnhB gene encoding ribonuclease HII, whose translation MLVAGVDDAGRGSVIGPLVIAGILIDDGDIQRLVQLGVKDSKLLSPSRREMLAVEIKRVARKHAIVKLSPSEIDKVVERGRKLYRLNRLEAQAMAKVIELLKPDIAYVDASDVLEERFKQQILEYLPFKVEIVSEHKADRKYPVVSAASIVAKVERDREIAELKAKYGDFGCGYPTDPKTLDFLRRCLESFKGYPDFVRKSWKPAKKIKRENDAQQTRLG comes from the coding sequence ATGTTGGTTGCTGGTGTCGATGATGCTGGACGCGGCTCTGTTATAGGGCCATTGGTAATCGCTGGAATCCTAATAGATGATGGAGACATCCAAAGACTCGTCCAGCTCGGCGTTAAAGACTCAAAGCTCCTTTCGCCCAGCAGAAGAGAAATGCTCGCAGTTGAAATTAAGCGTGTAGCCAGAAAACACGCCATTGTGAAGCTTTCGCCATCAGAAATTGACAAAGTCGTAGAAAGGGGCAGAAAACTCTATAGGCTTAATAGGTTGGAGGCACAAGCGATGGCAAAAGTCATAGAGCTTCTTAAGCCCGACATCGCCTATGTGGACGCCTCAGACGTTTTGGAAGAACGCTTTAAACAACAGATTTTGGAGTATCTACCCTTCAAGGTTGAGATAGTCTCTGAGCATAAGGCTGATCGCAAATATCCGGTTGTTTCAGCCGCCTCAATAGTAGCCAAAGTTGAAAGAGACCGTGAAATAGCTGAGTTAAAAGCCAAATATGGCGACTTCGGATGCGGCTACCCAACAGACCCGAAAACTTTGGATTTTCTCCGTCGATGCCTGGAAAGCTTTAAGGGGTACCCTGATTTTGTGAGGAAAAGCTGGAAACCAGCGAAGAAGATTAAGCGGGAAAACGACGCACAGCAGACAAGACTTGGCTAG
- a CDS encoding helix-turn-helix domain-containing protein, whose product MGKVKAAESILKEGGFTVSQRCCSRPSCFDIAARKEESLIFIKVQPDIGCVSPYDSLELRIISEHISAASLFISEKTREKPLEDDTVYSRYNVLAITPKTFENIVLRGIYPLIQAGPGGYYVEIDGEAIKRRRQELGLSIGEVAEEIGISRRTLYGYERGMAKASVTVAYNLLCTLGIPVAKPVNIFEAHKSQRKTFMARARRIITRNKLLQRIFRKLAGYNIVAVRKAPFDFVITVPEENMKIIGGVANGKEETLNRRVEEILSLSKVVQAHPVLVTDGQKPRLDEDISCIKSEEISKIKSPEDLCKL is encoded by the coding sequence ATGGGGAAGGTTAAGGCTGCAGAATCCATACTGAAGGAGGGTGGCTTCACCGTCTCCCAGAGGTGCTGTTCAAGACCAAGCTGCTTCGACATAGCAGCAAGGAAGGAAGAATCCCTAATTTTCATTAAAGTTCAGCCGGATATTGGATGCGTTTCCCCATATGACTCCCTAGAGTTGAGGATAATTTCAGAACATATCTCAGCGGCATCGCTTTTCATCAGCGAGAAAACCCGTGAAAAACCCTTGGAAGACGACACGGTTTATTCACGATACAATGTTTTAGCCATAACGCCAAAAACTTTTGAAAACATTGTCTTAAGGGGAATTTACCCCCTTATTCAAGCTGGTCCCGGCGGCTACTATGTGGAAATCGACGGGGAAGCCATCAAAAGACGAAGACAAGAGCTGGGCTTATCCATCGGCGAAGTGGCGGAGGAAATAGGAATTTCGAGAAGGACGCTTTATGGTTATGAACGGGGCATGGCAAAGGCCTCCGTGACAGTGGCTTATAATCTGCTCTGCACGTTGGGGATTCCAGTTGCAAAACCAGTCAACATTTTTGAGGCTCATAAAAGCCAGCGGAAAACCTTTATGGCTAGAGCAAGGCGCATAATAACCAGAAACAAACTTCTCCAGAGAATTTTCAGGAAGCTTGCAGGCTACAACATAGTAGCCGTTAGAAAGGCGCCCTTCGACTTTGTCATAACAGTCCCGGAGGAGAACATGAAAATTATTGGCGGAGTTGCAAACGGCAAGGAGGAAACATTAAACCGCAGAGTTGAGGAAATCCTAAGCCTAAGCAAGGTTGTTCAAGCTCACCCAGTCCTTGTGACAGACGGGCAGAAGCCTCGACTAGATGAGGATATTTCATGCATCAAGAGCGAAGAAATATCGAAAATTAAGAGCCCAGAAGATTTGTGTAAGCTCTAG
- a CDS encoding fibrillarin-like rRNA/tRNA 2'-O-methyltransferase: MHVKPHPQFPQIFVATLEDGSQKLATRNLAPGRTVYGEKLIRFEGVEYRLWDPYRSKLAAAILKGIKTVPIKPNHQVLYLGAASGTTASHVSDIVGEKGYVYCVEFAARAIRELVNNVCAHRVNMMPILEDARFPEKYAIFIRGKVDDVYCDIAQPEQAKILADNADLFLKKPGWIMLAVKAQSIDVTKEPSEIYKREVRVLEERGFNIEDVVHLEPYDKAHAMIVAKR, from the coding sequence ATGCACGTTAAACCACATCCCCAATTCCCCCAAATATTCGTAGCCACCCTAGAAGATGGAAGCCAAAAACTTGCAACACGAAATCTCGCGCCAGGAAGAACGGTTTACGGCGAGAAGCTTATACGCTTTGAAGGCGTCGAATACCGCCTCTGGGACCCCTACAGAAGCAAACTCGCAGCAGCCATTCTAAAGGGAATAAAGACTGTTCCAATAAAGCCGAACCACCAAGTGCTCTATTTGGGCGCGGCTTCTGGCACAACAGCCAGCCACGTCTCCGACATAGTAGGAGAGAAGGGCTACGTGTACTGTGTTGAGTTTGCAGCAAGAGCCATAAGGGAGCTGGTTAACAACGTTTGCGCCCACAGAGTTAACATGATGCCCATACTTGAGGACGCCCGCTTTCCAGAAAAATATGCTATTTTCATCCGTGGCAAAGTGGACGACGTATACTGCGACATAGCCCAACCTGAACAAGCGAAAATTTTGGCAGACAACGCCGACCTCTTCCTAAAAAAGCCTGGATGGATAATGCTTGCCGTCAAAGCTCAAAGCATAGACGTCACAAAGGAGCCTTCTGAAATCTACAAACGGGAAGTTCGTGTCCTTGAAGAAAGAGGCTTTAACATAGAGGATGTTGTTCACTTGGAGCCCTACGACAAGGCTCACGCCATGATAGTGGCTAAAAGGTAA